One genomic region from Actinocatenispora thailandica encodes:
- a CDS encoding uroporphyrinogen-III synthase, whose amino-acid sequence MTRARKSVGRITVVGAGPGDPGLLTRRAAEAVAAADHVVYDRSVPEVLLSAVLSEGAERSPAEGAPGDIAKVLLSAARSGLSAVRLVAGDPYGHDSVVKEIQAVSRSAVPFEVVPGISHASAVASYAGMPPGPVRTEVDADDVVNLDFDAVAAALGGAGDQSSLALTVDAGSLAQVRDGLLAAGVDGGVPVAVTGDGTGETQYTTSSTVDSFVEAALGFGGPVVLTLGGGVPQRDKLGWWENRPLYGWKVLVPRTKEQAGAMSARLRVYGAIPSEVPTIAVEPPRTPAQMERAIKGLVDGRYAWIVFTSTNAVRAVWEKFAEHGLDARHFGGVKIACIGDATAEAVRSFGIQPELVPDGEQSSDGLLAEFPPFDDVLDPVGRVLLPRADIATETLAAGLVERGWEVDDVTAYRTVRAAPPPADIRDAIKSGGFDAVLFTSSSTVRNLVGIAGKPHARTVVACIGPKTAETAVEFGLRVDVQPEHASITDEVEALAEYAVELKEKLAQMPPKQRRGSKVQGPSALRFR is encoded by the coding sequence ATGACCCGCGCGCGTAAGTCCGTCGGCCGCATCACCGTGGTGGGCGCCGGTCCCGGTGACCCGGGCCTGCTCACCCGGCGTGCGGCGGAGGCGGTGGCCGCAGCCGACCACGTGGTGTACGACCGGTCGGTGCCCGAAGTCCTGCTGTCCGCCGTGCTGTCCGAGGGGGCGGAGCGCAGCCCCGCCGAGGGGGCGCCCGGCGACATCGCCAAGGTGCTGCTGTCCGCGGCCCGGTCCGGGCTGTCCGCGGTCCGGCTGGTGGCCGGCGACCCGTACGGGCACGACTCGGTGGTGAAGGAGATCCAGGCGGTGTCGCGCAGCGCGGTGCCGTTCGAGGTGGTGCCGGGGATCAGTCACGCCTCCGCGGTCGCCTCGTACGCGGGCATGCCGCCCGGCCCGGTGCGGACCGAGGTGGACGCGGACGACGTGGTCAACCTCGACTTCGACGCGGTGGCGGCGGCGCTCGGCGGGGCCGGCGACCAGTCCTCGCTCGCGCTGACCGTGGACGCCGGCAGCCTCGCGCAGGTACGCGACGGGCTGCTCGCCGCGGGCGTCGACGGCGGTGTTCCGGTGGCGGTGACCGGTGACGGCACCGGCGAGACGCAGTACACCACGTCGTCCACTGTGGACAGTTTTGTGGAGGCGGCGCTCGGCTTCGGCGGCCCGGTGGTGCTGACCCTGGGCGGCGGCGTACCGCAGCGCGACAAGCTCGGCTGGTGGGAGAACCGCCCGCTGTACGGCTGGAAGGTCCTGGTGCCGCGCACCAAGGAGCAGGCCGGCGCGATGTCCGCCCGGCTCCGGGTGTACGGCGCGATCCCGTCCGAGGTACCCACCATCGCCGTCGAACCGCCGCGTACCCCGGCGCAGATGGAGCGGGCGATCAAGGGCCTGGTCGACGGCCGGTACGCGTGGATCGTCTTCACCTCCACCAACGCGGTGCGCGCGGTGTGGGAGAAGTTCGCCGAGCACGGCCTGGACGCCCGGCACTTCGGCGGCGTCAAGATCGCCTGCATCGGCGACGCGACCGCCGAGGCGGTCCGCAGCTTCGGCATCCAGCCCGAGCTGGTGCCGGACGGCGAGCAGTCCTCCGACGGCCTGCTCGCCGAGTTCCCGCCGTTCGACGACGTGCTCGACCCGGTGGGCCGGGTGCTGCTGCCGCGCGCCGACATCGCCACCGAGACGCTCGCCGCCGGCCTGGTCGAGCGCGGCTGGGAGGTCGACGACGTCACCGCCTACCGCACGGTGCGGGCGGCGCCGCCGCCGGCCGACATCCGGGACGCGATCAAGTCCGGCGGGTTCGACGCGGTCCTGTTCACCTCGTCCTCCACGGTGCGCAACCTGGTCGGCATCGCCGGCAAGCCGCACGCCCGTACGGTCGTCGCCTGCATCGGGCCGAAGACCGCGGAGACCGCCGTCGAGTTCGGGCTGCGGGTCGACGTGCAGCCGGAGCACGCGTCGATCACCGACGAGGTCGAGGCGCTCGCCGAGTACGCGGTCGAGCTGAAGGAGAAGCTCGCCCAGATGCCGCCCAAGCAGCGCCGCGGCTCGAAGGTGCAGGGCCCGTCGGCGCTGCGGTTCCGCTGA
- the hemC gene encoding hydroxymethylbilane synthase, which translates to MTGSSAARPIRLGTRGSALAVAQSGQVAEALRAASGRPVELVEVVTTGDRSAAPVQRLGVGVFVSALRDALAGGEIDVAVHSYKDLPTEPAPGLVIAAVPERADPRDVLVAADGVGLAKLPAGARVGTGAPRRMAQLNALGAGLTCVPIRGNVDTRIRKVESGELDAVVVAAAGLQRLGRLTEVTEFLDPDLVLPAPAQGALAVECRVTDTELAATVGALDDPDTRAAVLAERTLLATLEAGCTAPVGGYATVTDGVLSLRGAVVALDGSASIRRLGTGTPADAESVGRRLAAELLDAGADSLLESAR; encoded by the coding sequence GTGACGGGCAGTTCAGCGGCCCGGCCGATACGGCTGGGTACCCGCGGCAGCGCGCTCGCCGTGGCGCAGTCCGGCCAGGTGGCGGAGGCGCTGCGGGCGGCGAGCGGTCGCCCGGTGGAGCTGGTCGAGGTGGTCACCACCGGCGACCGGTCCGCCGCGCCGGTGCAGCGGCTCGGCGTCGGGGTCTTCGTGTCCGCGCTGCGCGACGCGCTGGCCGGCGGGGAGATCGACGTCGCCGTCCACTCGTACAAGGACCTGCCGACGGAGCCGGCCCCCGGGCTGGTGATCGCCGCGGTGCCGGAGCGCGCCGACCCGCGCGACGTGCTGGTCGCCGCCGACGGTGTCGGCCTCGCGAAGCTGCCGGCCGGCGCCCGCGTCGGTACCGGTGCGCCGCGCCGGATGGCCCAGCTCAACGCCCTCGGCGCCGGGCTGACCTGCGTACCGATCCGCGGCAACGTGGACACCCGGATCCGCAAGGTGGAGTCCGGTGAGCTGGATGCCGTGGTGGTGGCCGCGGCCGGCCTGCAACGCCTCGGCCGACTCACCGAGGTGACCGAGTTTCTCGACCCCGACCTGGTACTGCCCGCGCCGGCGCAGGGTGCGCTGGCGGTGGAGTGCCGGGTCACCGACACCGAACTGGCCGCGACGGTGGGTGCGCTGGACGATCCGGACACCCGGGCCGCGGTGCTCGCCGAGCGCACCCTGCTCGCGACCCTGGAGGCGGGTTGCACCGCCCCGGTCGGTGGGTACGCCACGGTGACGGACGGGGTCCTTTCCCTGCGCGGTGCCGTGGTGGCGCTCGACGGAAGTGCGTCGATCCGCCGCCTCGGTACCGGAACGCCCGCCGACGCCGAGTCGGTCGGCCGGCGGCTTGCCGCCGAGCTGCTCGACGCTGGCGCTGATTCCCTGTTGGAGAGTGCACGATGA
- the hemB gene encoding porphobilinogen synthase: protein MMYPDVRPRRLRTTPAMRRLVAETVVRPADLILPLFVREGIAEPKPVASMPGVLQHTRDSLRKTVVEAVEAGVGGIMLYGVPLTRDEVGSAGTDPNGVLNVAIRDVAAEVGDATVVMSDLCLDEFTSHGHCGVLDAQGRVDNDATLARYADMAVCQAEAGVHLVGTSGMMDGQVGVAREALDAAGHTDVGILAYAAKYASAFFGPFREAVESALQGDRRAYQQDPGNGREALREVALDVAEGADLVMVKPALPYLDVVAAVRAAVDVPVAAYQVSGEYAMAEAAFANGWLDRDRTILEMLTSIRRAGAQQILTYWAVEAAGLLRAGY from the coding sequence CTGATGTACCCGGACGTAAGGCCGCGCCGGTTGCGGACCACCCCGGCGATGCGCCGGTTGGTGGCCGAGACGGTGGTGCGGCCGGCCGACCTGATCCTGCCGCTGTTCGTCCGGGAGGGGATCGCCGAGCCGAAGCCGGTGGCGTCGATGCCCGGCGTGCTCCAGCACACCCGCGACTCGCTGCGCAAGACGGTCGTCGAGGCGGTCGAGGCCGGGGTCGGCGGCATCATGCTGTACGGCGTGCCGCTGACCCGGGACGAAGTGGGCTCCGCCGGGACCGACCCGAACGGCGTGCTCAACGTGGCGATCCGGGACGTGGCCGCCGAGGTCGGCGACGCCACCGTGGTGATGTCCGACCTGTGCCTGGACGAGTTCACCTCGCACGGGCACTGCGGGGTACTCGACGCCCAGGGCCGGGTGGACAACGACGCGACGCTCGCCCGGTACGCGGACATGGCGGTCTGCCAGGCCGAGGCCGGGGTGCACCTGGTCGGGACCAGCGGCATGATGGATGGCCAGGTCGGGGTGGCGCGCGAGGCGCTGGACGCGGCCGGGCACACCGACGTCGGCATCCTGGCCTACGCGGCGAAGTACGCGTCGGCGTTCTTCGGCCCGTTCCGGGAGGCGGTGGAGTCGGCCCTGCAGGGCGACCGCCGCGCCTACCAGCAGGACCCGGGCAACGGCCGGGAGGCGCTGCGCGAGGTCGCGCTGGACGTCGCCGAGGGCGCCGACCTGGTGATGGTCAAGCCGGCGCTGCCCTACCTGGACGTGGTGGCCGCGGTGCGCGCCGCCGTCGACGTACCCGTCGCCGCCTACCAGGTTTCCGGCGAGTACGCGATGGCCGAGGCGGCGTTCGCGAACGGCTGGCTCGACCGGGATCGCACCATCCTGGAGATGCTGACCTCGATCCGCCGGGCCGGGGCCCAGCAGATCCTCACGTACTGGGCGGTCGAGGCCGCCGGCCTGCTCCGCGCCGGGTACTGA
- a CDS encoding alpha/beta fold hydrolase gives MTPPPDESCVLVDGPWTHRFVGANGSRFHVAESGSGPLVLFLHGFPETWYGWRHQLTALADAGYRAVAVDLRGYGASDKPPRGYDGYTMSADVDGLIRALGERDAVLVGHDLGGLVAWMAAAFHPQRVRRLVVCAAAHPLRLRTGLFADPRGQLSASRHLLKFQVPRYEHVLTRDDAAIAAQLMTDWAGPWRASAEFADYLAHCRQAIQIPQAAFCALEAYRWVFRGALRPSGRRFVKLMQQPITSPTLHLHGAEDTGVLPRTAQGSGRYVAARYEWRLLDGVGHLIQQEVPDLVNAEILRWIKD, from the coding sequence GTGACGCCCCCGCCGGACGAGAGCTGCGTGCTCGTCGACGGGCCGTGGACGCACCGGTTCGTCGGCGCCAACGGCAGCCGGTTCCACGTCGCCGAGTCCGGTTCCGGGCCGCTCGTCCTGTTCCTGCACGGCTTCCCGGAGACCTGGTACGGCTGGCGGCACCAGCTGACCGCCCTCGCCGACGCCGGCTACCGCGCCGTCGCCGTCGACCTGCGCGGGTACGGCGCGAGCGACAAACCGCCCCGCGGCTACGACGGGTACACGATGTCCGCCGACGTGGACGGCCTGATCCGGGCGCTCGGCGAGCGCGACGCGGTGCTGGTCGGCCACGACCTCGGCGGCCTCGTCGCCTGGATGGCCGCCGCGTTCCACCCGCAGCGGGTGCGGCGGCTGGTCGTGTGCGCCGCCGCCCATCCGCTGCGGCTGCGCACCGGGCTGTTCGCCGACCCGCGCGGCCAGCTGTCCGCCAGCCGGCACCTGCTGAAGTTCCAGGTGCCCCGGTACGAGCACGTGCTGACCCGCGACGACGCCGCGATCGCCGCGCAACTGATGACCGACTGGGCCGGCCCGTGGCGGGCCAGCGCCGAGTTCGCCGACTACCTCGCGCACTGCCGGCAAGCGATCCAGATCCCGCAGGCCGCGTTCTGCGCGCTGGAGGCGTACCGCTGGGTGTTCCGCGGCGCGCTGCGGCCGAGCGGCCGGCGCTTCGTCAAGCTGATGCAGCAGCCGATCACCAGCCCCACCCTGCACCTGCACGGCGCCGAGGACACCGGCGTGCTACCGCGCACCGCGCAGGGCTCCGGCCGGTACGTCGCCGCCCGGTACGAGTGGCGGCTGCTCGACGGTGTCGGCCACCTCATCCAGCAGGAGGTCCCCGACCTGGTCAACGCGGAGATCCTGCGCTGGATCAAGGACTAG
- a CDS encoding sensor histidine kinase produces MSTAAPVATEHHRRSTVSQLFVDTGYCLADFPLSVASFVVLLTLFCAGMGTFVAVGGAFVLLAGMHVARAFAGLERRRLPSVLRAPVTAPRYRKDHTKHTGLRRQLVPLVDPQCWRDLLFGITRFVTGVTGFVVTITWWAVAVGYTLSFLWAYPVLPYLNGISDLLGMPHKYGYVVAVDTGIGLLFLISAPFVVRGMALMNAGLASGLLTRHRVDALQERVEELTESREAARSAEASALRRLERDIHDGPQQRLVRLTMDLSLAQRRLRTDPEHAEPLLAEAIQQTRETLDELRALSRGIAPPILADRGLAAALAAVTGRCTVPTELSVSLPDHERLPESAENTAYFLVAEALTNVAKHSGATWCEVKVTGDGSLLYVTISDNGRGGAHTAKGHGLSGLADRVRAADGRFHVDSPAGGPTVLTAELPCAS; encoded by the coding sequence GTGAGCACCGCAGCGCCCGTCGCCACCGAGCACCACCGGCGTTCCACCGTGTCCCAGCTCTTCGTCGACACCGGGTACTGCCTCGCGGACTTCCCGCTGTCGGTGGCGAGCTTCGTCGTGCTGCTGACCCTGTTCTGCGCCGGCATGGGCACGTTCGTCGCCGTCGGTGGGGCGTTCGTCCTGCTCGCCGGGATGCACGTGGCGCGGGCGTTCGCCGGGCTGGAGCGTCGGCGGCTGCCCAGCGTGCTGCGCGCGCCGGTCACCGCCCCGCGGTACCGCAAGGACCACACCAAGCACACCGGGCTGCGCCGGCAGCTGGTCCCGCTGGTCGACCCGCAGTGCTGGCGCGACCTGCTGTTCGGTATCACCCGGTTCGTCACCGGAGTGACCGGGTTCGTGGTGACGATCACCTGGTGGGCGGTCGCGGTCGGCTACACGCTGAGCTTCCTCTGGGCCTACCCGGTGCTGCCCTACCTGAACGGCATCTCGGATCTGCTCGGCATGCCGCACAAGTACGGCTACGTGGTGGCGGTGGACACCGGCATCGGGCTGCTGTTCCTGATCAGCGCCCCGTTCGTGGTGCGCGGGATGGCGCTGATGAACGCCGGCCTGGCCAGCGGGCTGCTCACCCGGCACCGGGTCGACGCGCTGCAGGAGCGGGTCGAGGAGCTGACCGAGAGCCGGGAGGCGGCCCGCTCGGCCGAGGCGTCCGCGCTGCGCCGGCTGGAGCGCGACATCCACGACGGCCCGCAGCAGCGGCTGGTCCGGCTGACCATGGACCTGAGCCTGGCACAGCGGCGGCTGCGGACCGATCCGGAGCATGCCGAGCCGCTGCTCGCCGAGGCGATCCAGCAGACCCGGGAGACGCTGGACGAGCTGCGCGCGCTGTCCCGGGGGATCGCGCCGCCGATCCTCGCCGACCGCGGGCTCGCCGCCGCGCTGGCCGCGGTGACCGGGCGCTGCACGGTACCCACCGAGCTGTCGGTGTCGCTGCCGGACCACGAGCGGTTGCCGGAAAGCGCCGAGAACACCGCATACTTCCTGGTCGCCGAGGCGCTGACGAACGTCGCGAAGCACAGCGGCGCGACGTGGTGCGAGGTGAAGGTGACCGGGGATGGCAGTCTGTTGTACGTGACGATCTCCGACAACGGCAGGGGCGGTGCGCACACCGCCAAGGGCCACGGCCTGTCCGGCCTGGCCGACCGGGTCCGCGCCGCCGACGGCCGGTTCCACGTGGACAGCCCCGCCGGCGGCCCGACCGTACTGACCGCGGAGCTGCCATGCGCGTCGTAG
- a CDS encoding glutamyl-tRNA reductase, whose protein sequence is MNLLVVGLSHRTAPVELLEKLSVPGGELPELLRRLLARPYVAEAVVLSTCNRVEVYAAVSAFHGALADIGAELAGRAGCDVAALASHLYVHYDDEAVRHAFRVAGGLDSMVVGEAQALGQLRDAYAVARDVEAPGRLLHELLQQALRVGKRVHSETGIDRAGQNVLTAALSLGVDRAVGAGAEQWLAGRRALVVGAGAMGALSAATLARYGVGELVVANRGVRQARRLAERYGGRSVGLTDLADELAAADLVVSATASTGHVLGVDLVAGAIGRRAGDPLLLLDLAIPRDVEAGVAGLPGVVVVDIERLGSSLDSAGDEQTAPDAAATGAATFAAEGSVPAAERIVADELDAFLGFLRSANVAPTVAALRGRADDVVAAELRRLAQRRPELTDAQRAEMARTVHRVVQRLLHQPTVRVRQLAAEPGGDRYAEVLRELFDLDVADGAAAEAIRVAPTESRPISGTEVREDGEIG, encoded by the coding sequence GTGAACCTGCTCGTCGTCGGACTGTCGCACCGCACCGCACCGGTCGAACTGCTGGAGAAGCTGTCGGTACCGGGGGGCGAGCTGCCGGAGCTGCTGCGCCGGCTGCTGGCCCGGCCCTACGTCGCCGAGGCCGTCGTGCTGTCCACCTGCAACCGGGTGGAGGTGTACGCGGCGGTGTCCGCGTTCCACGGCGCGCTCGCCGACATCGGCGCCGAGCTGGCCGGCCGCGCCGGCTGCGACGTCGCCGCGCTCGCCAGCCACCTGTACGTGCACTACGACGACGAGGCGGTCCGGCACGCGTTCCGGGTCGCCGGCGGGCTGGACTCGATGGTGGTCGGTGAGGCGCAGGCGCTCGGCCAGCTGCGCGACGCGTACGCGGTGGCCCGGGACGTCGAGGCGCCCGGCCGGCTGCTGCACGAGCTGCTGCAGCAGGCGCTGCGGGTCGGCAAGCGGGTGCACTCCGAGACCGGCATCGACCGGGCCGGCCAGAACGTGCTGACCGCGGCGCTGTCGCTCGGCGTCGACCGGGCCGTCGGTGCCGGCGCCGAGCAGTGGCTCGCCGGCCGCCGCGCGCTGGTCGTCGGTGCCGGTGCGATGGGCGCGCTGTCGGCCGCCACCCTCGCCCGGTACGGCGTGGGCGAGCTGGTGGTCGCCAACCGCGGTGTGCGCCAGGCCCGCCGGCTCGCCGAGCGGTACGGCGGCCGGTCGGTCGGCCTGACCGACCTGGCCGACGAGCTCGCCGCGGCCGACCTGGTGGTGTCCGCGACCGCGTCCACCGGTCACGTTCTCGGCGTCGATCTGGTCGCCGGGGCGATCGGCCGCCGGGCCGGGGATCCGTTGCTGCTGCTGGACCTCGCGATACCGCGGGACGTCGAAGCCGGGGTGGCCGGGCTGCCCGGCGTGGTCGTGGTGGACATCGAACGGCTCGGTTCGTCGTTGGACAGCGCAGGCGACGAACAGACGGCGCCGGACGCCGCGGCGACCGGTGCCGCCACGTTCGCGGCGGAGGGCTCGGTGCCGGCCGCGGAACGCATCGTCGCCGACGAGTTGGACGCCTTCCTCGGCTTCCTGCGCAGCGCGAACGTGGCTCCCACGGTCGCCGCGCTGCGGGGCCGGGCGGACGACGTGGTCGCCGCCGAACTGCGCCGGCTGGCCCAGCGCCGGCCGGAGCTGACCGACGCGCAGCGCGCCGAAATGGCCCGCACCGTGCATCGGGTGGTACAACGCCTGTTGCACCAGCCGACGGTCCGGGTTCGGCAGCTGGCCGCGGAGCCCGGCGGGGACCGGTACGCCGAGGTCCTGCGCGAGCTGTTCGACCTGGACGTGGCGGACGGCGCGGCGGCCGAGGCGATCCGGGTGGCGCCCACCGAGAGCAGGCCGATCAGCGGCACCGAGGTTCGTGAGGACGGAGAGATCGGGTGA
- the nhaA gene encoding Na+/H+ antiporter NhaA has protein sequence MPERLPVSRLIERARRIRQRRRRVQRRTADAAITLAGYLRTETIGGIVMLAAAIAALAVANSPAAGLYQHVRDARFGPEALHLSLTTGEWAADGLLTLFFVIAGLELKRELAVGELRNPRTAMLPVFGAIGGMVVPALVALIVGHGTAGIDQAWAVPVATDIAFALAVLAVTARTLPASVRVFLLTLAVVDDLGAILLIAVLFTAHLAVLPLIGAAASIGGYLLLQRLRFRGWPVYLALGVLAWVLLHTSGIHATLAGVAIGLATRVRRDPGEAHAPAEYAEHRLQPISAGVCVPIFAFFAAGVSLSGGALPALVTDRLAWAIVAGLVVGKAIGVFGGALLAIGLRLARLPSTMHWRDLAAVSVLAGCGFTVSLLIAELAFGVGEEGDRLKTAVLAGSIIAAVLATFLLRRRVRAHHG, from the coding sequence ATGCCCGAGCGCCTACCCGTCTCCCGGTTGATCGAGCGCGCCCGGCGGATCCGGCAACGCCGCCGCCGGGTGCAGCGCCGCACCGCGGACGCCGCGATCACCCTCGCCGGCTACCTGCGCACCGAGACGATCGGCGGCATCGTGATGCTGGCCGCCGCCATCGCCGCGCTGGCCGTCGCGAACAGCCCCGCCGCCGGGCTGTACCAGCATGTCCGGGACGCCCGGTTCGGCCCCGAGGCGCTGCACCTGTCGCTGACCACCGGCGAGTGGGCCGCCGACGGGCTGCTCACGCTGTTCTTCGTGATCGCCGGGCTGGAGCTCAAACGCGAGCTGGCCGTGGGTGAGCTACGCAACCCGCGTACCGCGATGCTGCCGGTGTTCGGCGCGATCGGCGGGATGGTGGTGCCGGCGCTGGTCGCCCTGATCGTCGGGCACGGCACCGCCGGCATCGACCAGGCGTGGGCGGTACCGGTCGCCACCGACATCGCCTTCGCGCTGGCCGTGCTCGCGGTGACCGCCCGGACCCTCCCCGCCTCCGTCCGGGTCTTCCTGCTCACCCTCGCCGTGGTCGACGACCTCGGCGCGATCCTGCTGATCGCGGTGCTGTTCACCGCGCACCTGGCGGTCCTGCCGCTGATCGGCGCCGCCGCCAGCATCGGCGGGTACCTGCTGCTGCAACGGCTGCGGTTCCGCGGCTGGCCGGTGTACCTGGCGCTCGGTGTGCTGGCCTGGGTGCTGCTGCACACCAGCGGCATCCACGCCACGCTGGCCGGGGTCGCGATCGGCCTCGCCACCCGGGTCCGCCGCGACCCCGGCGAGGCGCACGCCCCCGCGGAGTACGCCGAGCACCGGCTGCAGCCGATCAGCGCCGGCGTCTGCGTGCCGATCTTCGCGTTCTTCGCCGCCGGGGTGTCGCTCTCCGGCGGCGCCCTGCCGGCGCTGGTCACCGACCGGCTCGCCTGGGCCATCGTGGCCGGTCTCGTCGTCGGCAAGGCGATCGGCGTGTTCGGCGGGGCGCTGCTCGCCATCGGGCTGCGGCTGGCCCGGCTGCCGTCCACCATGCACTGGCGTGACCTGGCCGCGGTGAGCGTCCTCGCCGGCTGCGGTTTCACCGTCAGCCTGCTCATCGCCGAGCTGGCCTTCGGCGTCGGCGAGGAAGGCGACCGGCTCAAGACCGCCGTACTGGCCGGCTCGATCATCGCCGCGGTGCTCGCCACCTTCCTGCTCCGCCGCCGGGTCCGCGCCCACCATGGGTGA
- a CDS encoding isochorismatase family protein, which translates to MNDSRRQQMLDPTTVQVLLADLQTHIVPLGRTNEPTALRRAAGSLATICELLDLPVTLSTAPGPDVIAELDRFGAPLVRTGPACWDDPATRAAITDQHRRTLVLGGVTSEIVVLHTALDALAAGFDVQVVADVCGGLSDRTEQAAYRQIEAAGGRITSVPSLASDMVRDFTTPTGRTTIETLVAAAH; encoded by the coding sequence GTGAACGATTCACGGAGGCAACAGATGCTCGACCCGACCACCGTGCAGGTCCTGCTCGCCGACCTGCAGACACACATCGTCCCGCTCGGCCGGACGAACGAACCGACCGCGCTGCGCCGGGCCGCCGGCAGCCTGGCGACGATCTGCGAACTGCTCGACCTCCCGGTCACGCTGTCCACCGCGCCCGGCCCGGACGTCATCGCCGAACTCGACCGCTTCGGCGCTCCGCTCGTCCGCACCGGCCCGGCCTGCTGGGACGACCCGGCCACCCGCGCGGCGATCACCGACCAGCACCGCCGGACCCTCGTCCTCGGCGGAGTGACCAGCGAGATCGTCGTTCTGCACACCGCACTGGACGCGCTCGCCGCCGGTTTCGACGTGCAGGTCGTCGCCGACGTCTGCGGCGGGCTGTCGGACCGCACCGAGCAGGCCGCGTACCGGCAGATCGAGGCGGCCGGCGGCCGGATCACCTCGGTACCCAGCCTGGCCAGCGACATGGTCCGCGACTTCACCACCCCCACCGGCCGGACCACGATCGAGACGCTCGTCGCCGCGGCGCACTGA
- a CDS encoding redox-sensing transcriptional repressor Rex, whose protein sequence is MSQQRTDSSASPVFPDLPEATVARLPEYLRALHSLAQEGHDTVSSEGLATAAGVNSAKLRKDLSHLGSYGTRGVGYDVALLITQIEAVLGLTKHRKVALVGIGNLGHALAGYGGFASRGFSIAALFDAERAQVGERIGALVVRHVDELAEVVAAEDISIGVIATPARAAQQVADQLVRAGVTSILNFAPCVLNVPSGVDVRKVDLAVEMQILSFHEHRKALTALPATPAAGEATGS, encoded by the coding sequence ATGAGTCAGCAGCGCACCGACAGTTCAGCGAGCCCCGTGTTCCCGGATCTGCCCGAGGCCACCGTGGCCCGCCTGCCCGAATACCTGCGCGCCCTGCACAGCCTCGCGCAGGAGGGGCACGACACGGTGTCCAGCGAGGGGCTGGCCACCGCCGCCGGGGTGAACTCGGCGAAGCTGCGCAAGGACCTCTCCCATCTCGGGTCGTACGGGACGCGCGGCGTCGGCTACGACGTCGCGCTGCTGATCACCCAGATCGAGGCCGTCCTCGGGCTGACCAAACACCGCAAGGTGGCCCTGGTCGGCATCGGTAACCTCGGTCACGCCCTCGCCGGGTACGGCGGGTTCGCCAGCCGGGGGTTCTCCATCGCGGCGCTGTTCGACGCCGAGCGGGCCCAGGTCGGCGAGCGGATCGGTGCCCTGGTGGTCCGGCACGTCGACGAGCTGGCCGAGGTGGTGGCCGCCGAGGACATCTCGATCGGCGTGATCGCCACCCCGGCGCGGGCCGCCCAACAGGTGGCCGACCAGTTGGTCCGTGCCGGCGTGACCAGCATCCTGAACTTCGCGCCCTGCGTGCTCAACGTGCCGAGCGGGGTGGACGTGCGGAAGGTGGACCTGGCCGTGGAGATGCAGATCCTGTCGTTCCACGAGCACCGGAAGGCGCTCACCGCGCTACCGGCGACGCCCGCTGCCGGGGAGGCGACCGGGTCGTGA
- a CDS encoding response regulator, which produces MRVVVADDSVLLREGIVRLVTEAGHEVVAAVGDGPALVEAITEHRPDVSIVDVRMPPSHTDEGLRAAIEARKNVPGTPILVLSQYVEVSYADDLLADRVGAVGYLLKDRVADVDEFLDGLVRVAGGGTVLDPEVVSQLFVSRKDPIRTLTPRERDVLQLMAEGRTNTAIARALVVTEGAVEKHISNIFGKLALAPSDSDHRRVMAVLSYLRS; this is translated from the coding sequence ATGCGCGTCGTAGTCGCCGACGACTCGGTGCTGCTGCGCGAGGGCATCGTCCGGCTGGTCACCGAGGCCGGGCACGAGGTGGTGGCGGCCGTCGGCGACGGCCCGGCACTGGTCGAGGCGATCACCGAGCACCGCCCCGACGTGTCCATCGTCGACGTGCGGATGCCACCCAGCCACACCGACGAGGGGCTCCGCGCCGCCATCGAGGCGCGCAAGAACGTGCCGGGCACCCCGATCCTGGTGCTCTCCCAGTACGTCGAGGTGTCGTACGCCGACGACCTGCTCGCCGACCGCGTCGGTGCGGTGGGCTACCTGCTGAAGGACCGGGTCGCGGACGTCGACGAGTTCCTCGACGGGCTGGTCCGCGTCGCCGGCGGCGGTACCGTGCTCGACCCCGAGGTGGTCTCCCAGCTGTTCGTGTCCCGCAAGGACCCGATCCGTACCCTCACCCCGCGCGAGCGCGACGTGCTGCAACTGATGGCCGAGGGACGGACCAACACCGCCATCGCCCGCGCCCTGGTGGTCACCGAGGGCGCGGTGGAGAAGCACATCTCGAACATCTTCGGCAAGCTGGCGCTGGCCCCGTCCGACTCCGACCACCGCCGGGTCATGGCGGTGCTGAGCTACCTGCGCAGCTGA